Genomic segment of Verrucomicrobiota bacterium:
TGATGCAACGTCTGGAACTGATCGGTACCCGGCCCGGTTTCAAGCTAACGACCGCCACCGGTGAAGTGATTGACCTGGCCAAACCGCGTGGCAAGCCGGTGGTGCTGTCGTTTTGGGCCACGTGGTGCCCGGCCTGCATGATGGAGATGCCAGCACTGATGGAACTACAGGCCAAGTACGCCAGCCAAGGCGTGGAATTCATTGGCATCAACCAGGATCGTGACAAGGATGCCTTTCTACGCTACCTAAAGGATAAGGAAATCACCTGGCCACAATGCTACGATGCCGGCCAGGAACTCGCCACCCAACTGCGGGTAACCGCCATTCCCGTCTGCTACATGCTGGATAAAAAAGGCATTCTGCGTGAAATTTTGGTTGGCAAAGCCAATTTGGAAAAGCCGCTCCAGGCATTACTCAAAGAGTAGCAAACTCAGGGTTTCTTCAACTCATACCGGTCTTGTGTTTGCCCCTGCCAGTTGATAAATCGCAGGACCAGATTGGTTTCCGTGGCATCAATACGCATGGCACCGTGTTCCGCGCTATAGCGCATCGCGCTGCCCGGCACCGGTTCCGTGAAAAAAGTATCTTTTCTACCGCCACCCAAGCCATTGATAAAATACACGAGGTTATTGGTATGCACACGCTCGTAGGTGTGGTCATGCCCGCTGAGCACCACGCTGGCTCCCCATTCTGCAAACGGCCAGCGCATCTGGTCGCACTCATGCCAGTGGCTCCCATGCCAATTACCGCTGGAATAGGGTGATTCATGGAAATACACAATGCGCCACGGTGCTTTGGCAAGGGACAGACGCCGCTTCAACCACGCCGCCTGCCGCGATAAGGGTGAGTTGCCATCCGGTTCAAACGCGTCGCTGTCCACCGCGAATAATTCCACCGGGCCATGCCGGATGCCGTAGTAGCGTCCATTGCCAGGCAGCGTAAAATAATCCAGATACGGCTTGGCCATCGGCACCCACCAATCATGGTTGCCCAGGGTGGGAAAAAAACGGTTGGTCAGCGCCCCCGCGCCATAACGACCATGGTACGGCGCAATATATTCATGGTAGAACTGACCGACATTTTCATCAATTGTTTCCGCCGCGCCATAATCGTAATTATTATCGCCCACGGTAATAATCAGGTCTGGATTCCAACTTTTTACCAGGCGCGCCACGTTGGCCTCATTCGTATCGCCCGACCCATAATCGCCAATGACACCGAGGGTAACGGTCGCGCCATGAAGTGGCACCCAAGCTAGACACAGCAGAAACAGAAGGGCGACAAATCCACAGGGCACACCATGTTTTGTAGCCGTCGAGGTAAGGAGACGGACCCCGGGGATTTCGGATTTCGGATTTCGGATTTCGGATTTGCGCTCCTTGCCTCGATAGCTGCGCGGTGAGGGCGTTTCACACTGACGGTGAGAAATGCAGGCTAAACAAGCTTCAAAATTGCGCACGCTCATTCATCGCTTTCTCCATCCAGCTTTTTATTTTTCTCCCGCTGTTGGGCAAAGAACTCCCGCAGCAAAGCGCGACATTCCTCCACCCGCACCCCGGCAGTAATGGCACAGCGATGGTTAAACGTGGGAAATTGGAGCAAGTTCAACGCCCCGCCCGCCGCGCCTGCCTTGGGATCGCTCGCGCCAAAGACCACTTGCGCCAGCCGCGTGTGGACAATCGCGCCAGCACACATCGCGCAAGGTTCCTTGGTCACGTACAGTGTGCAATCCGTCAGCCGCCAATCGCCCATGCGTTCCTGGGCCTGGGTAAGCGCCAACATCTCAGCGTGGGCGGTGGCGTCCTTGAGCAGTTCAACCTGGTTCCAGGCGCGCGCGATAATACGCCCCTCGCGCACAATCACCGCACCCACGGGCACTTCCTCCGCCTCAAATGCTTTGGTGGCCTGGCGCAGCGCTTCCCCCATGAAATAGAGATCGCTCTGCAAATCAATGATCGGTTCGTCACTCATCCGTCAAACGCGTTGATATACGGACGGTTTTAACACACCGATAAACGGCAGGTTGCGATAACGCTCAGCGTAATCCATGCCGTAGCCCACGACAAACGCATCAGGAATTACGAAACCAACATAATCCGCCTCAATGGGCTCCAAACGTCGCGCTTTTTTATCCAGTAGTACGCAAATGCGAACAGAATTGGGGGCCAGCGCGTGCAATTTCTCGGTGACGCGCTTGAGGGTGCGTCCCGTATCCAGAATGTCATCCACCAGCAACACATCGCGCCCTTTGGCTTCCAGCCGGAGTTCCTTGGTGAAAACGAGCTTGCCCGAAGTAGTGCCCGCGCCGTAGCTGGACACTCCCATGAAGTCGAGCCGTAATGGCAATTCAAGATGGCGTACCAGATCCGCCAGAAACATCACCGTCCCGGTAAGCAAGGATACCACCAAGACGTCGCGCCCGGTAAAATCATGCTGGAGTTGACGGGTCAATGCGCGTACGCGCCGTGCAATTTGCGTCTCGCTGATGAGCACATATTCGATTTCCTCTCGCCAGCGAACCGGCGGCGGTAACCGGCGGGTGCCGACTTGCGCGCCCGTCGTGCGATCTTTGCCGCCACTGGCAGCGGCTTGACTGAGTGATCTCATGCGGGCAAGGTTCATCCAAAGTCGCCCGACAGGCAAATGCAAAATGCATCAACCCTGAACCACCTCGGTTGCACCAGCCGCCGACGCTTTCTGGGAAAATACCAGTTTATCCCCAGCCAGACTGACTAACACCGGTTCATTTTCGACCAGGTTGCCCTTCAAAATTTCCTCAGCCAGCGGGTCTTCCATGAACCGTTCGACTGACCGCCGCATTGGTCGGGCACCATATTGCGGGTCGTAGCCTTTTTGCACCAGAAAATCCATGGCTTTCTCGTCCAGCACCAGTTTGAAGTTCCGGCTTTTCAGTCGTTCGGTAA
This window contains:
- the tadA gene encoding tRNA adenosine(34) deaminase TadA; amino-acid sequence: MSDEPIIDLQSDLYFMGEALRQATKAFEAEEVPVGAVIVREGRIIARAWNQVELLKDATAHAEMLALTQAQERMGDWRLTDCTLYVTKEPCAMCAGAIVHTRLAQVVFGASDPKAGAAGGALNLLQFPTFNHRCAITAGVRVEECRALLREFFAQQREKNKKLDGESDE
- a CDS encoding metallophosphoesterase, with product MPCGFVALLFLLCLAWVPLHGATVTLGVIGDYGSGDTNEANVARLVKSWNPDLIITVGDNNYDYGAAETIDENVGQFYHEYIAPYHGRYGAGALTNRFFPTLGNHDWWVPMAKPYLDYFTLPGNGRYYGIRHGPVELFAVDSDAFEPDGNSPLSRQAAWLKRRLSLAKAPWRIVYFHESPYSSGNWHGSHWHECDQMRWPFAEWGASVVLSGHDHTYERVHTNNLVYFINGLGGGRKDTFFTEPVPGSAMRYSAEHGAMRIDATETNLVLRFINWQGQTQDRYELKKP
- the hpt gene encoding hypoxanthine phosphoribosyltransferase produces the protein MRSLSQAAASGGKDRTTGAQVGTRRLPPPVRWREEIEYVLISETQIARRVRALTRQLQHDFTGRDVLVVSLLTGTVMFLADLVRHLELPLRLDFMGVSSYGAGTTSGKLVFTKELRLEAKGRDVLLVDDILDTGRTLKRVTEKLHALAPNSVRICVLLDKKARRLEPIEADYVGFVIPDAFVVGYGMDYAERYRNLPFIGVLKPSVYQRV